In a single window of the Zea mays cultivar B73 chromosome 5, Zm-B73-REFERENCE-NAM-5.0, whole genome shotgun sequence genome:
- the LOC100274799 gene encoding uncharacterized protein LOC100274799 (The RefSeq protein has 4 substitutions compared to this genomic sequence) produces MVKLATARECRAYSLGAGAGSGTGLRNRWEYINAGVYIFAAVLLVGGFLAQLLPWGGPSSPGLVVAAIGLAGLLAVNTHDLLAHAAGVDYRLGMVVGLDAQMGLVELGVPAVQIVGTALMLVAVVFFVIQMERGYRHSLAMHGLNLLIAGPALWCLGSVQNICQFYERASGHVQLLQKSVQIPLLLGSTLFLIAGIVNRHDRRSRHSGFVLLGRNWAWFCLFGSLLFLAGGLLNLLKVFKTQQMGGRGLEKLRGGSQERLALEREGKVPLILEHGHGGRRGPAIPPPPPGSYKDALVSSAS; encoded by the exons ATGGTGAAGCTGGCGACGGCGCGCGAGTGCCGCGCATACAGCCTCGGCGCCGGCGCGGGGTCCGGCACGGCGTTGCGCAACCGGTGGGAGTACATCAACGCCGGGGTGTACATCTTCGCGGCGGTCCTCCTGGTCGGCGGGTTCCTCGCGCAGCTCCTGCCGTGGGGCGGGCCCAGCAGCCCGGGGCTCGTGGTCGCCGCGATCGGGCTCGCCGGCTTGCTGGCCGTCAACACGCACGACCTCCTCGCGCACGCCGCTGGCGTCGATTACCGCCTCGGGATGGTGGTCGGGCTTGACGCGCAGATGGGGCTCGTCGAGCTCGGCGTCCCCGCCGTGCAGATCGTCGGCACCGTGCTCATGCTCGTCGCTGTCGTCTTCTTTGTGATTCAG ATGGAGAGAGGCTACCGGCACAGCCTAGCCATGCACGGCCTGAACCTGCTCATAGCCGGGCCGGCACTGTGGTGCCTGGGGTCTGTGCAAAACATCTGCCAGTTCTACGAGCGTGCGAGCGGGCACGTCCAGCTCCTGCAGAAGAGCGTGCAGATCCCGCTGCTGCTGGGGAGCACCCTCTTCCTCATCGCCGGCATCGTCAACCGGCACGACCGCCGCAGCCGCCACTCCGGCTTCGTGCTACTG GGGAGGAGCTGGGCGTGGTTCTGCCTGTTCGGGAGCCTCCTCTTCCTTGCCGGCGGCCTGCTGAACCTGCTCAAGGTGTTCAAGACGCAGCAGATGGGCGGCCGGGGCCTGGAGAAGCTGCGCGGCGGCACGCAGGAGCGGCTGGCCTTGGAGCGGGAGGGCAAGGTGCCGCTCATCCTGGAGCACGGACACGGCGGCCGGAGGGGCCCTGCgataccgccgccgccgcccgggtCTTACAAGGACGCGCTCGTCAGTAGCGCCAGCTAG